Sequence from the Ziziphus jujuba cultivar Dongzao chromosome 9, ASM3175591v1 genome:
TTCTAGGAGGGATTGTTGTTATATTGCTTTTGTTGCTGCTATTGTTGCGCCTATGTGCCCGTAGGAGGGGAAGTGCAAATCAAAGAGGAATCGGGGTCGGGGCAGTTCCTGCAAGTAGCAGTCCACCTGCTCCTGGAGTACCAATTAACTTTTCGAGTGTAGGAGATGCTTTTACATATCAGCAGCTGCTCCAAGCCACCGGTAACTTTAGTGATGCTAACCTCATCAAACATGGTCATTCAGGGGATCTCTTCCGTGGCGAATTGGAAAATGGAATGCCTGTAGTCATCAAAAGGATAGATTTGCGCTCAATTAAAAAGGAATCATATCTAATAGAGTTCGATTTCTTTAGTAAGGTTTCACATACAAGATTTGTACCCTTTGTGGGACACTGCTTAGAGAATGAGAATGAAAAGTTCCTAGTTTACAAACATATGCCAAATGGAGACTTGTCAACTTCCTTGTACAAGAAAGCCAATACTGACGATAATGGTTTACAGTCATTGGATTGGATAACGAGATTGAAAATAGCACTGGGTGCTGCAGAGGGTCTTTCTTATCTGCATAATGAATGCAATCCACCCCTTGTGCACAGGTATTGATGAACATGCTTTTTATTGTGttccatttttttcccccttcttcctttttcttcactttttttctGTACAATCAGGTTTTACATTTTCCTACTTACTATCAGTTAGCTGtgataaaaaatctatataagaTGTCCATATAAATCTTTTGTGGAGTTTTTTAGTAGTTTGTTTCGGAAGGACTCTTATCAATTGGCTAGTAACTTCTGTGTGAGTTTGATTTGTCCTATTGTAAAATTTCTAACCATACGATATTGCAGAACTTGATCTTTTACCATTACTATTTGTTTGATCTAAAAGTTGGTTATTGAAGTTAGAGCAAATGATCTTCCTATGGTTAACTTTGAGCATTCTCGAAAGTTACAATGAATTTTGTGATTTCATATTTATGCCTAGTATGCAAGTTgacagttttgtttttttggttactAAAGAGATGTTCAAGCAAGCAGTATACTTCTTGATGATAAATTTGAAGTGCGACTAGGGAGCTTGAGCGAGGTCTGTGGTCAAGAAGGGGATACCCATCAAAGCAGGATCACCAGGTTGCTGCGGTTGCCACAGTAAGTATTCCGTTAGTAACCGTTTATATTCATAATCATATGTTAGATCTGactaaataattaaatctcttTTCCAATCTGGCTGGTAGTCTGTTTTTCTTTCATGTGCAGCTCGTTGGATTCTATTTTGAAAGCAAAATAATTTGCATATGTTCCTGAAACTTGCCTAATGAAGGTTTGAACTAACTAAAATAAAGTATAACGGTATTCGATAGCATCCTGTTAatgatgggaaaaaaaatttattttgtacagAACTGcacattcttttaaaataagaaGTCTAATTGTAAATTATAAGAAGTTAATGGTAAATTTAGAAAGTCATTAAGTCATCtagttgtaattttctttcagttattttttaactttgtgaATTATTGATGCATTAGCTCATTTGAGGTTTCTTATTAGTTTCTTCTTAATAAATGCAGGTCTTCCGAGCAAGGTTCCTCTGGTAcgtttatatttaattgtaatttttgcaACCATTGTTTGATTAATTTCTTGCCAcctgttttgatattttgaatatgatTAGATGTTTTTAATATGAATCATGAATGTTATTCATTATATGATTCAGTTGCTTCGTGGGAAAACGTTACGGGTGATCCCTGGATGCCAAATTATTATTCAATAGAAATTAATATTgtctgaatatatataaattatatatatgtttttgtttttgttgtgttTGGGTTCTCTATCTTGGGCAGACCAAATATTGTATATCCTTGTATAAAGGTACTAGATAGatctttaattaatatataatggaTTTATTGAGGATTTTAGCTTGATGTGCAAGGAATTAAGCTGAGCAGTATTCCTAGAGTTATGGAAGTTGCAATTTTGGAAAAGACATAGGAAAGTCCGTAATGTCTGATTCTTGTTAGTTATGATTTGGAGTTGGTTAGAAGTTTCCAAGCTTGTGAACTCCGAACATTTTTGAGATGCTTATGGAACAAGGTCATGTTTGAATTGTCTTAGACACTTGTGGTTTTGTAGTGTGGAATTAACAATAAGTTACCCAGCATTTCAACCTAAGCTGTTTACTTTTGGCATCAGTTTCCATGAGTTGCCTATACTTGAAGTCAACAATGTACCTTTGAGGTTTGCATTAAGATTTGGTTTGAAATgttcctttcttttattttttttgggtaatcacTATCTGCGTCTGATGATCCTGCATCAACTAAGACTATTTGATTCATTTATAGTTTATATGTGTGACATTGCATTAAAAGACATACTTAGTTGGTCTTTAGTAAAGTTTTCTTAGATCGCTGTTGtgactttgaagaaggaaaTACATGCAAACACTTGAAGTAGGGGCCAGGTCAGGCGGTCAACCATTGAGTTTTGGGTAGTTTGTGCATGTCTTTCAATGGCATAGGCAACAACCTGTTCTTTGATCAAATGGTCCTTGTGCTTTTGATTCTTGAAAAATCCCAGGATATTTACATGCACTATAATAACTCCAATGGTTATCTGTCAAAAATGCTTAAATCCATGTCAATCAAGGCTCTCGTTGTTATTCTGATCTTGTGTCAACATTTTATGTTGTTAATTGGTGGTGACTTACCAATATGAAACTGTAATTTAAATGTTGCTACTGAAGTTTGTGTGTCTCTTGAAATGCCAGGTTCACAAACAGCAGTATGTGCTTATGATGTTTACTGCTTTGGGAAGGTTTTACTAGAGCTGGTAACAGGTAAGCTGGGCATCAGTGCTTCGAGTGATGCTCAGATGAAAGAATGGTTAGAACAGACACTGCCATATATCAGTATATATGACAAAGAACTTGTGACAAAAATACTGGATCCATCTTTGCTCATAGATGAGGACCTTTTGGAGGAAGTATGGGCCATGGCTATTGTTGCCAGATCATGTTTGAATCCAAAGCCGTCAAGGCGCCCGTTAATGAGATACATTCTTAAGGCTCTGGAGAACCCATTAAAGGTAGTAAGGGAAGAAAGTTCCAGCTCTGCCAGGTTAAGAACAACCTCTTCTAGAGGTTCTTGGAATGCTGCTTTGTTTGGCAGCTGGCGTAGCTCATCTGATGTAACAGTTATTCCAGCATCCACTGCTACCCGAACTGAGGGAGGAAGTGGTTTAAAACGTTCTGGAACCACAGGTTCCCAGGGAAGCGGAAATGGTGGAGGTGACCATTCTTCCTCACACAGACGGCATTCCAGGGAGATATTCCCTGAACCATCCAGTGTACAAGATGTAGAGAGAGCAGATCAGGACTAACCAGAGACATGTTAATTGTCCTTGATTCTTTGTCAATAATACCAACAGGCTTCCTATTTCGAGTGCCTGTTTGTTAGGTACCCAGGAAGGTCTTCTCGGTTTTGAAGTGAAAAGTGCAGTGCTGTTTTCAAACCAATTTTTGTACTTGGTGAGATTGCAAGGTCACATAGCTTTCCTTTTGGGGAAACTAATCTTGAAGTTCCTTGGAAATGGTTTTCTCAGGAATCTCG
This genomic interval carries:
- the LOC107426921 gene encoding probable LRR receptor-like serine/threonine-protein kinase At2g16250; the protein is MVESRSIVSSAFFLVFLFLLLLEPTFEQQQQSSPAERAALLELRSSLGLRSKEWPRKADPCFFWNGVQCENGRVVGLNISGFRRTRLGSQNPQFAVDALVNLTLLTSFNASKFLLPGSIPDWFGQRLSSLRMLDLRSCSVFGSIPMSLGNLTNLTSLYLSNNNLSGTIPASLGQLSRLSVLDLSQNLFAGSIPRSFSNLQNLSLLDISDNSLSGSIPPGIGTLLKLQYLNVSRNNLSSFIPAQLGDLDSLVDFDLSFNSLSGSVPSDLRGLRNLQRMELGNNFLVGTLPDNLFSPQTQLQFIVLSRNNFTGGLPTVLWSIPRLRFLDVSGNNFTGELKISGSNANATAAVLNISQNLFYGNLTPLLGRFSDVDLSSNYFEGRVPDFANTNASLDRNCLQNLQNQRSLAECTSFYAERGLTFDNFGHPNSTLPPPAEKGGKSNRNLVIILATVLGGIVVILLLLLLLLRLCARRRGSANQRGIGVGAVPASSSPPAPGVPINFSSVGDAFTYQQLLQATGNFSDANLIKHGHSGDLFRGELENGMPVVIKRIDLRSIKKESYLIEFDFFSKVSHTRFVPFVGHCLENENEKFLVYKHMPNGDLSTSLYKKANTDDNGLQSLDWITRLKIALGAAEGLSYLHNECNPPLVHRDVQASSILLDDKFEVRLGSLSEVCGQEGDTHQSRITRLLRLPQSSEQGSSGSQTAVCAYDVYCFGKVLLELVTGKLGISASSDAQMKEWLEQTLPYISIYDKELVTKILDPSLLIDEDLLEEVWAMAIVARSCLNPKPSRRPLMRYILKALENPLKVVREESSSSARLRTTSSRGSWNAALFGSWRSSSDVTVIPASTATRTEGGSGLKRSGTTGSQGSGNGGGDHSSSHRRHSREIFPEPSSVQDVERADQD